Genomic DNA from Peptostreptococcaceae bacterium:
GACACTCAAAGCGCATGTTGGCCGGCAAAGTTTCAAGCGTGGCAAGCCCATCCTCCCCACACACAACAACTATATATTCCATGACATTTTTCAGTTCCCTTATGTTTCCCTTCCATTTGTATTCACGCAAGGCATTAATTACATCCTTGTCAAGTTCAGGAATTCTACGCTTGTTTTTTTCGGCCATCTCGTTCAAAAAATGCCGCGCAAGCAGCATTATATCATTATGCCGTTCCTTGAGTGTAGGCAATTCTATGTTGACAACCTGCAAGCGATAATAAAGATCATCCCTAAATGATTTCTCGTCAACCATATCCATAAGATTTTTATTTGTGGCTGATATTACCCGGATATCAATATCAATGGTTTTCTCGTCCCCTATTCTTCTGAGTCGCCTTTCCTGAAGGACCCTTAGAAGCTTTGCCTGCATCTGCAATGGCATTTCAGCTATCTCATCAAGAAAAATAGTTCCTCCGTTGGCTAATTCAAAAAGACCGGCTTTACCTTTCTTTCTCGCACCGGTAAAAGCCCCTTCGACATAACCAAACATCTCGCTTTCAAAAAGCTCGGACGGTATGGAACTACAGTTTACAGGAACAAACATTCCTTCTCTTCCGCTGTAATCATGAATGGCTCGGGCAAATATTTCCTTGCCTGTTCCGCTTTCGCCCGTTATCAATATGGATGTTTCCGTCTTGGCTATCTGTTTAGCCACCTTTATGCACTCGTTTAATTCGAGGCTGTTTCCAATGATATTCTTGAAATTATCCCCTGATATTTCCTTTATATGATTTTCCAGCATTGCAATTGCATCATTTGCCTTGCCCAAGTCATAAGCAAGATTATTTATTTCCGTAACGTCCCGGTCTGTGGTAACAACCCCTGTGAATTCTCCATCTATATATATAGGAAAAGCATTGATGATGACATATGAATCTTTACGTGGCCGGTGCAATGCGTTTTTTACCGGTTTTTTTGTTTTAAGCACCTTCAGTCCCATCGCGTTCGGGAAATAGTCTCCAATATGTTTGCCGACTATTTCTTCACTTGCAATATCGTAAAGCCTTTCACTGCTTTTATTCCATATAAAGACAATTCCGTCCGGATCTATGACGCAAATAGCCTCATAAGTATGATGCACCAAATAATTCATTTGGTTCATCAGGCGTTCGGTCTTCATGTAATAGAATTGCCTGACCTCTTCCTTCCGAATAACACCTTTCAGGATTCCATTTTCCAAGATAGGCAAACGCCCTATCCCTTCATTAATCATTAAATCGCGGCACTCGCGCATTGTAAATTCTCGGTATGCAGTAATGAGCTTCATTTTCATAAAAGCTTTCGCAGGAAAATACTTGTTGTTTTCCTCTTCATAGATAACAGCAAGATCTTTAAACGTCAATATGCCTGTAAGTAATCCTTCTTTATTCTTGAAGAACGCTTCGTGCATGTTTTTTTTGAGCATCATGGTTACAACTTCACTAATTTCTTTATTCTCATCAAACAGAAGATACTCTTTAGAATATACTTCACTAGCAAGAACGTTGAATATATAGTCCTCCATGCCATCACTCCCAATCCCGTAGTCAAGTAATATTATAGCACACGATTAAGCGTGAAAAAAAGGCACATGGAACCGACCGATATCTTTAAGAACATTTCTACGCAACAGAAGACACCATCTGCCATTACAAATACATTCACAAAACAAGATTCAACCGGTTCCATTTGAGACCCTACAGTAATTTGATACCCCTGTTTTTGTTTTTAAACACTTTTAGGCAACAAATACCTCGATTTATAATGTAGAATAGAAATCAGAAATAAACTAAGGAGAATAATTCATGTCAAAAAAAATAAACCCCAAAACAATTATCCTCATAGGAGTTTTCTTCACATCATTCTCTTCTATACTTACAAGGATTTCCGACGCCCCGTCTCTTGCAATAGCGACTTACCGCCTAGGTCTAACTTCTTTGCTCTTGGCACCAGTCTTTTTTGCAAAGCACATTCCGGAAATGAAACGAATGGACCGAAAAACTTTTATTCTGTGCATCATAAGTGGAATTTTCCTCGCACTCCATTTCGCTTCCTGGATAAGTTCAATTCGTTATACTTCAATCACTAGCTCAACAGTGCTCGTAAACACTCAGCCGGTATTCGTAGTGTTGGGCAGCTATTTAATTTATAGGGAAAAGTCGTCATTGCGGTCGGTCGCAAGCATTCTCGCAGCCATCGTCGGAAGCGTAATAATCTCTCTTGGTGATTCCTCCATGGGCAGCAATGTGCTTTACGGCGATTTTCTTGCAATGGTCGGCGCCGTAACCGTTGCAGCCTATATGCTAATAGGACGCTACGCCAGAAA
This window encodes:
- a CDS encoding sigma 54-interacting transcriptional regulator yields the protein MEDYIFNVLASEVYSKEYLLFDENKEISEVVTMMLKKNMHEAFFKNKEGLLTGILTFKDLAVIYEEENNKYFPAKAFMKMKLITAYREFTMRECRDLMINEGIGRLPILENGILKGVIRKEEVRQFYYMKTERLMNQMNYLVHHTYEAICVIDPDGIVFIWNKSSERLYDIASEEIVGKHIGDYFPNAMGLKVLKTKKPVKNALHRPRKDSYVIINAFPIYIDGEFTGVVTTDRDVTEINNLAYDLGKANDAIAMLENHIKEISGDNFKNIIGNSLELNECIKVAKQIAKTETSILITGESGTGKEIFARAIHDYSGREGMFVPVNCSSIPSELFESEMFGYVEGAFTGARKKGKAGLFELANGGTIFLDEIAEMPLQMQAKLLRVLQERRLRRIGDEKTIDIDIRVISATNKNLMDMVDEKSFRDDLYYRLQVVNIELPTLKERHNDIMLLARHFLNEMAEKNKRRIPELDKDVINALREYKWKGNIRELKNVMEYIVVVCGEDGLATLETLPANMRFECPKDFISKEDIEMDLKKAVQNLEINRIRFALEEGNGNKKKAAEILNIPRTTLYYKMEQHKIK
- a CDS encoding DMT family transporter: MSKKINPKTIILIGVFFTSFSSILTRISDAPSLAIATYRLGLTSLLLAPVFFAKHIPEMKRMDRKTFILCIISGIFLALHFASWISSIRYTSITSSTVLVNTQPVFVVLGSYLIYREKSSLRSVASILAAIVGSVIISLGDSSMGSNVLYGDFLAMVGAVTVAAYMLIGRYARKNLSVTGYTFIVYTTCTIVLFIMSLATSTPLTGYSMREMAIFLALAVVCTLLGHSIFNWGLGHVHPTFVSTAILGEPVLATIFAIILLGEVPTLPRLVGGLVVIGGIYSFILAEAAEAKKTACRKQ